A genomic region of Oceanivirga salmonicida contains the following coding sequences:
- a CDS encoding nucleotidyl transferase AbiEii/AbiGii toxin family protein, whose translation MNNIIEEMLKKYDIITDLDKKNAMKEIIQEIVLCSLSKVGFFKEASFYGGTALRLFYNLDRFSEDLDFSLIKKDINFNLEKYFPLLEKEIKSFGLNIDIKEKIKTKESNIKSTFLKANTKEHLLLFYSDDNIYKNVPSNEVLKIKFEIDINPPKFATFETKYSLLPVPYEIKLYDKESLFAGKIHALLMRNWGNRIKGRDLYDYIFYISKSIKFNHKHLCERLYESGVENARKFELQDIKDLLYKKFSEIDYEKAKKDIEPFIKDISILEIWSSEFFKSITNNLENI comes from the coding sequence ATGAATAATATAATAGAAGAAATGTTGAAAAAATATGATATTATTACAGATTTAGATAAGAAAAATGCAATGAAAGAAATTATACAAGAAATAGTTCTTTGTAGTCTTAGTAAGGTTGGATTTTTTAAAGAAGCTTCATTTTATGGGGGAACAGCATTAAGACTTTTCTATAACTTAGATAGATTTTCAGAAGATTTAGATTTTTCGCTTATAAAAAAAGATATAAATTTTAATTTAGAAAAATATTTTCCTTTATTAGAAAAAGAAATAAAATCTTTTGGTTTAAATATTGATATTAAAGAAAAAATAAAAACCAAAGAAAGTAATATTAAATCTACTTTTTTAAAAGCAAATACAAAAGAACATTTACTATTATTTTATTCTGATGATAATATTTATAAAAATGTGCCTAGTAATGAAGTTTTAAAAATAAAATTTGAAATAGATATCAACCCACCAAAATTTGCTACATTTGAAACAAAATATTCATTGTTACCAGTTCCATATGAAATAAAATTATATGATAAAGAGTCTTTGTTTGCTGGTAAAATACATGCTTTATTGATGAGAAATTGGGGAAATAGAATTAAAGGTAGAGATTTATATGACTATATTTTTTATATTTCAAAATCAATAAAATTTAATCATAAACATTTGTGTGAAAGATTGTACGAATCAGGAGTAGAAAATGCTAGAAAATTTGAACTTCAAGATATTAAAGATTTATTATATAAAAAATTTAGTGAAATAGACTATGAAAAAGCAAAAAAAGATATAGAACCTTTCATTAAAGATATATCAATTTTAGAAATATGGAGTAGTGAATTTTTTAAATCAATTAC
- a CDS encoding type IV toxin-antitoxin system AbiEi family antitoxin domain-containing protein, whose product MIYTTEMILEKLVNYKSPADKLARLVKNGKYIPIIRGLYEDNKNVSPHLLAASIYGPSYISFEFALSYYGLIPERVETVTSASFEKKKKKTYKTLFGNFTFRDIPSKAFPYELRIVKDGDYYFRIASPEKALCDKLYTISPVANQNEMRDLLIEDLRIDIDELINLNSDIIKELSVLYHSTNVKKLAIFLRGLKNE is encoded by the coding sequence ATGATATACACAACTGAAATGATATTAGAAAAATTAGTAAATTATAAAAGTCCTGCTGATAAACTTGCAAGGCTAGTAAAAAATGGTAAATATATACCAATAATAAGGGGTTTATATGAAGACAATAAAAATGTATCACCACATTTACTTGCTGCAAGTATTTATGGACCTTCGTATATTTCATTTGAATTTGCTCTTAGTTATTATGGCTTAATTCCAGAAAGAGTAGAAACCGTAACTTCTGCTAGTTTTGAAAAAAAGAAAAAGAAAACATATAAGACATTATTTGGTAATTTTACATTTAGAGATATTCCATCAAAAGCCTTTCCTTATGAATTGAGAATTGTTAAAGATGGAGATTATTATTTTAGAATTGCAAGTCCAGAAAAAGCCCTTTGTGATAAATTATATACTATTAGTCCAGTTGCTAATCAAAATGAAATGAGAGATTTACTTATAGAAGATTTAAGAATAGATATAGACGAATTAATTAATTTGAATAGTGATATAATAAAAGAATTATCTGTGTTATATCATAGTACCAATGTTAAAAAATTAGCCATTTTTTTAAGGGGGTTAAAAAATGAATAA
- a CDS encoding DUF1266 domain-containing protein: MGFFSKLNKLRKGLFSSIYINEKSNISDEQYKKIAIGALYSEQQTAYINSLTTGLNKSELINGLAEWWGISNSDEANETLQYLVDKGFRYYFDIVMKAYKNPDYDQHKNIIIKEFESIKDNYESYGDWEEDVIKAYDQLTNLQDTWDSLEKNKIISNVYELEKYKNIGWDCGRLVYLSRMCFDTGYITENETWNYIDKAYKLATDNFNTWEEFSKSYIIGRGMWGGLNSANEGMMIIAQELLTKENSPWVKLKFK, from the coding sequence GTGGGATTTTTTAGTAAACTTAACAAGTTAAGAAAAGGATTATTTAGCAGTATTTACATTAATGAAAAATCTAATATAAGTGATGAACAGTATAAAAAAATAGCAATAGGTGCTTTATATAGCGAACAACAAACTGCATATATAAATTCACTTACAACTGGACTTAATAAATCAGAGCTTATAAATGGCTTAGCTGAATGGTGGGGAATAAGTAATTCAGATGAAGCCAATGAAACATTACAATATCTAGTTGATAAAGGATTTAGATACTATTTTGATATAGTTATGAAAGCATATAAAAACCCTGATTATGACCAACATAAAAATATTATTATCAAAGAATTTGAGAGTATAAAAGATAATTATGAAAGTTATGGAGATTGGGAAGAAGATGTTATTAAAGCATATGATCAACTTACAAATTTACAAGATACTTGGGACAGTTTAGAAAAAAATAAGATTATTTCAAATGTTTATGAATTAGAAAAATACAAAAATATAGGTTGGGATTGTGGCCGTTTAGTATATCTTAGTAGAATGTGTTTTGATACAGGTTATATTACAGAAAATGAAACATGGAACTATATTGACAAGGCATATAAGTTGGCAACTGATAACTTTAATACTTGGGAAGAATTTTCAAAAAGTTATATAATTGGTAGAGGTATGTGGGGTGGTCTAAATTCTGCAAATGAAGGAATGATGATTATAGCACAAGAATTATTAACAAAAGAAAATAGTCCTTGGGTAAAATTAAAATTTAAATAA